A region from the Ichthyobacterium seriolicida genome encodes:
- the gltX gene encoding glutamate--tRNA ligase has translation MKKIRVRFAPSPTGPLHLGGVRTALYNYLFAKKHNGDFILRIEDTDANRFVEGAEKYIKESLEWCGIKIDEGDDIGGNYGPYKQSKRKDIYKKFADLLIDKGHAYYAFDTPEELEQMRDRVKKSGGKTWQYNSITRGSMKNSLTLPREDVENRLKNNDQYVIRIKLNRDEDIKFLDEIRGWVSVNTNNMDDKILFKGDGMPTYHLANVVDDHLMEITHVIRGEEWLPSAPLHVVLYKYFGWEAPSLSHLPLILKPDANGKLSKRDGDRLGFSVFPIDWIDPDTKEKYSGYREQGFMPDAFINMLALLGWNPGTPQEIFSMEELIDSFSLDRVGKTGAKFDFEKTKWFNHKYIVNTDNEVLAEKLNPLIEEKKIDIPKDKLIKICGIMKERATFIPDILQEGRYLFERPDYKSIEISEKHKKNLHFMPELKELLEGCDIFTSDKLNLIFKKFLEDRGLAFSGAGPIFRLCITGVSTGPSLFEICEILEKREVIDRMDIAIREFS, from the coding sequence ATGAAAAAAATAAGAGTCAGATTCGCTCCGAGTCCTACGGGACCGTTGCATTTGGGAGGAGTCCGTACTGCGCTTTACAACTACTTATTCGCCAAAAAACACAATGGAGATTTTATCCTTAGAATAGAGGATACAGACGCTAATAGATTTGTAGAGGGAGCAGAGAAATACATCAAAGAATCTTTAGAGTGGTGTGGAATAAAAATAGATGAAGGAGATGATATAGGTGGGAATTACGGTCCGTACAAACAATCCAAAAGGAAGGATATATATAAAAAATTTGCCGATCTTTTAATAGATAAAGGGCATGCCTATTACGCTTTTGACACACCTGAAGAATTAGAACAGATGAGAGATAGGGTAAAGAAGTCTGGTGGCAAGACTTGGCAATACAACAGTATTACCAGGGGTTCTATGAAAAACTCTCTGACCCTTCCAAGAGAAGATGTGGAAAATAGATTGAAAAATAATGATCAATACGTAATAAGAATAAAGTTAAACAGGGATGAGGACATAAAGTTTTTAGATGAGATAAGGGGATGGGTATCAGTAAACACCAATAATATGGATGATAAGATCTTATTTAAAGGAGACGGTATGCCTACCTATCACTTAGCTAATGTGGTCGATGATCATCTAATGGAAATAACCCATGTGATCCGTGGGGAAGAATGGTTGCCATCGGCTCCCTTGCATGTAGTCCTCTATAAGTACTTTGGTTGGGAAGCCCCAAGTCTTTCTCACTTGCCTCTGATTTTAAAGCCTGATGCAAATGGAAAACTCAGTAAAAGAGATGGGGATCGTTTGGGTTTTTCGGTATTCCCTATAGATTGGATCGACCCCGACACCAAGGAGAAATATTCTGGATACAGAGAGCAGGGATTCATGCCCGACGCCTTTATAAATATGTTAGCCCTACTGGGTTGGAATCCTGGAACTCCTCAGGAAATATTTTCCATGGAAGAATTAATAGATAGTTTTTCTCTAGATAGAGTAGGAAAAACAGGCGCAAAATTTGATTTTGAAAAGACAAAGTGGTTTAATCACAAGTATATAGTAAATACCGATAATGAAGTTCTAGCAGAAAAACTCAATCCTTTAATAGAAGAGAAAAAAATAGATATTCCCAAAGACAAACTGATTAAGATCTGCGGAATAATGAAAGAGCGAGCTACTTTTATACCAGATATACTACAAGAAGGGAGGTATTTATTTGAAAGACCTGATTATAAGAGTATAGAAATATCAGAAAAGCATAAAAAAAATCTACACTTTATGCCTGAACTAAAAGAGTTATTAGAGGGTTGTGATATTTTCACATCAGATAAGCTGAATCTTATATTCAAAAAATTCTTAGAAGATAGGGGGTTAGCCTTCAGCGGTGCAGGTCCTATTTTCAGATTATGCATTACAGGGGTAAGTACAGGCCCATCTTTATTTGAGATATGTGAAATTCTAGAAAAGAGAGAAGTGATAGACAGAATGGATATAGCTATTAGGGAATTTAGCTAA
- the trxA gene encoding thioredoxin, producing the protein MAFEITDSNFQEEILNSDKVSLVDFSATWCGPCKTLSPIIDELHEEFKGKAIVGKLDVDNNQETAGKYGVRSVPTILIIKNGEVVDKHVGVASKEELEKKINAHL; encoded by the coding sequence ATGGCATTTGAAATAACAGATTCAAATTTTCAAGAAGAGATATTAAATTCAGACAAAGTATCTCTTGTAGATTTTTCAGCTACTTGGTGTGGTCCATGTAAAACACTATCGCCAATAATAGACGAGCTGCATGAAGAGTTCAAAGGAAAAGCAATAGTAGGAAAATTAGACGTAGATAACAACCAAGAGACAGCTGGGAAATATGGAGTTAGAAGCGTTCCTACCATTTTGATAATAAAAAATGGAGAAGTGGTAGACAAACACGTTGGGGTAGCTAGTAAAGAAGAATTAGAGAAAAAAATAAATGCCCATTTATAA
- a CDS encoding FAD/NAD(P)-binding protein, translating into MRLAIVGMGPRGTSLLERIVSHVIELKITDKIELFLIFKNKHLGSGCHDPKISQHIKINTVASQVTMYFGQEMGDCDPIYEGPNLYEWYFENKSQNVDKGDYLSRKDLGEYLNHFYREQKKRMIDNNIVFHEKNEEAIDIVECENGVKIYTTQNEYLVCKCVLCNGHQTFEQSQYEYFKDISKIGELSRKTDKFSIAIQGMGLTAFDIISELTEGAGGIFQDIDNGKLKYIPSGKEPQIYLFSRSGVFLSGRAYNSDTEYIYTPRFFTKEAVDLLKKNNAKLDFRSNILPLVVKELEFAYKDRGGEGELDIDKFFAPERNLNTSSPKEFRDSFMDYLRWDIQQCRLGKFNSPYKFCQDIIRDIRDVLRYAVEYKGLTRESYQDFISAWQSIFNKICVGPPYMRLQQLEALIEAGVCSIEYAKYPKINKGDKYMLYSTYDRENNEVEVDSLIKARIPSLNYRNSKDLLISNISKRYKLFRYGDFFHGGLEIDKTHRIKTESGKVCENIYGLGLITEGSKYFTLVLGRPNMISTFLYDNNKVASHLLGSFI; encoded by the coding sequence ATGCGTTTGGCTATTGTTGGTATGGGGCCTAGGGGAACATCCCTTCTAGAGCGCATTGTTTCTCATGTCATTGAATTAAAAATTACTGATAAAATAGAGTTATTTTTAATTTTTAAAAATAAACACTTGGGATCGGGGTGCCACGATCCTAAAATCTCTCAACATATCAAGATAAACACAGTAGCCAGTCAAGTGACCATGTATTTTGGTCAAGAGATGGGGGATTGCGATCCTATATATGAAGGGCCTAACCTCTATGAATGGTATTTTGAAAACAAATCACAGAATGTAGATAAAGGAGATTATCTCTCTAGAAAGGATTTGGGAGAATATCTCAATCATTTCTATCGGGAGCAGAAAAAACGTATGATTGACAATAATATTGTATTTCACGAAAAAAATGAAGAAGCAATAGATATTGTAGAGTGTGAAAATGGCGTTAAAATATACACTACTCAAAATGAGTATTTAGTTTGCAAATGTGTTTTGTGTAATGGGCATCAGACTTTTGAACAATCCCAATACGAGTATTTCAAGGATATATCAAAGATTGGAGAGCTAAGTAGAAAAACAGATAAATTCTCTATTGCCATACAAGGCATGGGGCTTACAGCCTTTGATATTATTAGTGAACTCACCGAAGGGGCAGGCGGCATCTTTCAAGATATAGACAATGGTAAGTTAAAATATATTCCTAGTGGAAAAGAACCACAGATATACTTATTTTCTCGTTCGGGGGTGTTCTTATCTGGCAGAGCTTATAATTCAGATACTGAGTATATCTATACACCGAGATTCTTCACTAAAGAAGCTGTGGATTTGCTCAAAAAGAATAATGCTAAACTAGATTTTAGAAGTAATATATTACCTCTTGTAGTAAAAGAATTAGAATTTGCTTACAAGGATAGGGGAGGCGAGGGAGAATTAGATATAGACAAGTTTTTTGCTCCAGAGAGAAATCTCAATACCTCCTCTCCAAAGGAGTTCAGAGACAGCTTTATGGATTATCTGCGTTGGGATATTCAACAATGTCGATTAGGTAAATTTAATAGCCCTTATAAATTCTGTCAGGATATTATCAGAGATATCAGAGATGTTTTGAGATATGCTGTGGAATACAAAGGTCTGACACGTGAGAGTTATCAAGATTTTATATCAGCATGGCAATCTATTTTTAATAAAATATGTGTAGGTCCGCCATATATGAGATTACAGCAGCTAGAAGCCTTGATAGAAGCTGGGGTTTGCAGTATAGAATACGCCAAATATCCTAAGATTAACAAAGGTGATAAATACATGCTTTATAGCACATACGACAGAGAAAATAATGAGGTAGAAGTAGATTCTTTGATAAAAGCCAGAATACCATCTTTGAATTATAGAAATAGTAAGGATTTGCTCATCAGTAATATTTCTAAGAGATATAAACTATTTAGATATGGTGATTTTTTTCATGGTGGTTTAGAAATAGACAAAACTCATAGGATAAAAACCGAGAGTGGTAAAGTCTGTGAAAATATATACGGTTTGGGTCTTATTACCGAAGGATCTAAATATTTCACACTGGTATTGGGCAGGCCCAATATGATATCTACATTTTTGTACGACAACAATAAGGTGGCTTCACATTTATTAGGTAGTTTTATATAG
- a CDS encoding TIGR02757 family protein: MDLKLPSADIKDFLDSKVEQYNNADFIESDPISIPHMYTSKEDMEISGFLAATIAWGNRKMIVKNANRLMDLMGNMPYEFIMDHREEHLEQLDGFVHRTFNSIDLKYFIKSLRNIYKNHGGLEKIFSDHATDHSTQNAICEFKKIFFSIEHPNRTTKHISDPNKGSAAKRINMFLRWMCRKDLKGVDFGIWSSIKPSALSCPLDVHSGNVSRKLGLLKGKQNDAKALLELDTTLRKLDSNDPVKYDFALFGLGVFEKF, translated from the coding sequence ATGGATCTAAAACTTCCTAGTGCAGATATAAAAGACTTTTTAGATTCTAAGGTAGAACAATACAACAATGCGGATTTTATAGAATCCGATCCTATATCTATACCTCATATGTATACTTCGAAGGAAGATATGGAGATATCTGGTTTTTTAGCAGCGACTATTGCTTGGGGTAATAGAAAGATGATAGTCAAAAATGCTAATAGGTTAATGGATCTAATGGGCAATATGCCCTATGAATTCATTATGGATCACAGAGAGGAACATTTAGAACAATTAGATGGATTTGTACACAGAACATTCAATTCCATTGATTTAAAATATTTTATAAAGTCTCTTAGAAATATCTACAAAAACCATGGAGGCTTAGAAAAAATTTTTTCGGATCATGCCACTGACCATTCCACTCAAAATGCCATTTGTGAATTCAAAAAAATATTTTTTTCCATAGAACACCCCAATAGAACTACTAAACACATCAGTGACCCAAACAAGGGATCTGCCGCCAAAAGAATCAATATGTTCCTGAGGTGGATGTGCAGAAAAGATCTTAAAGGAGTAGATTTTGGGATCTGGTCTTCTATTAAACCATCAGCCCTTTCTTGTCCATTAGATGTCCATTCTGGAAATGTGTCTAGAAAATTAGGCTTGCTCAAGGGAAAACAAAACGATGCCAAAGCGCTATTAGAACTAGATACGACCTTACGCAAATTAGATTCTAACGACCCTGTTAAATACGACTTTGCTCTTTTTGGCCTGGGTGTATTCGAAAAATTTTAG
- the uvrA gene encoding excinuclease ABC subunit UvrA, protein MQSEFIVVLGAKEHNLKNIDVKIPKNKLVVITGLSGSGKSSLAFDTIYAEGQRRYIETFSAYGRKFLGIMERPNVDKIDGLSPVISIDQKTVYKNPRSTVGTITEIYDFLRVLYARCADAYSYETSEKMVSYTDEEIVENILEKNDGKMVYILSSVVRSRKGHYRELFEKISKRGFIQAFVDNELIEITKDLQLDRYKLHDIDIVIDKLSINKANINRISASVKTALDNGEGVMKLYDSKAKNFVYFSRKLMCPTTGISYSTAEPNFFSFNSPKGSCPDCKGLGYSYGVDERKIITDLEKSIKQGGITPLVGKNKSWIYDEIGIILSVYDLTFDTPIKNFPKEAIDIILYGGNKKVSKEIGNIGVSKDFYIDFKGIANFISDNYNNSDSPTLKRWAEKYIDKTICPQCKGLRLNKISLSFKIMDKNISELSQLDLLTSIDFIKKIPDFLNQRQNLIAREILKEISLRVNFLIDLGLGYLSLSRTSDTLSGGEAQRIRLTTQIGSQLVGVTYILDEPSIGLHQIDNIKLISSLKKLRDLGNSVIVVEHDKEVMEHSDYILDMGPFAGVKGGEIVAQGTLEDIKSQSTLTAQYLNNSKAIEIPEKRRCGTGKDLILKGAKGNNLKNIDVVFPLGKMICITGVSGSGKSSLINGTLYPILSKHFYNSVKEPLSYGSIEGIENIDKVVNVNQDPIGRTPRSNPATYVGVLSDIRSVFSVLPDSKIRGYKSGRFSFNVPGGRCESCKGAGVSTLEMHFLPDVYVCCESCNGNRFNRETLEIKYKGKSISDVLNMTVNTAVDFFKNIPKVYKKLKTMRDVGLGYITLGQPSNTISGGEAQRLKLALELSKRHTGKTLYILDEPTTGLHFEDIKVLLDILNKLVEKQNTVIVIEHNMDVIKVVDHIIDIGPKGGVEGGNIVCFGTPESIAENTESSTTMFLKKELNLNDTLN, encoded by the coding sequence ATGCAAAGTGAATTTATAGTCGTCTTAGGTGCCAAAGAGCATAATCTAAAAAACATAGATGTAAAAATACCTAAAAACAAATTGGTTGTAATCACTGGTTTGAGTGGCAGTGGGAAGTCTTCACTCGCCTTTGATACTATTTACGCCGAGGGTCAGAGGAGGTATATAGAAACTTTCTCTGCCTATGGCAGAAAATTCTTAGGTATTATGGAACGCCCTAATGTGGATAAGATAGATGGGCTATCTCCAGTTATTTCCATAGACCAAAAGACTGTTTATAAAAATCCTCGTTCTACAGTCGGTACGATTACAGAGATATATGATTTTCTACGCGTCTTGTACGCTCGTTGTGCAGATGCCTATTCCTATGAAACCTCTGAAAAGATGGTCTCTTATACCGATGAGGAAATAGTAGAAAACATACTAGAAAAAAACGACGGTAAAATGGTTTATATACTCTCTTCAGTAGTGAGATCTAGAAAAGGCCATTACAGAGAGCTATTCGAAAAAATTTCTAAAAGAGGATTTATACAAGCTTTTGTCGATAATGAATTAATAGAAATAACAAAAGATCTACAATTAGATAGATATAAACTTCACGATATAGATATAGTAATCGATAAACTCAGTATCAATAAGGCTAATATCAACAGGATATCAGCAAGTGTAAAAACGGCTTTGGACAACGGAGAAGGGGTTATGAAATTATACGATTCTAAAGCAAAGAATTTCGTCTATTTCAGCAGGAAACTAATGTGCCCTACTACAGGGATATCTTATTCTACTGCTGAACCTAACTTTTTTTCTTTTAATTCTCCCAAGGGCAGTTGTCCTGATTGTAAAGGCTTGGGTTATAGCTATGGTGTAGACGAGAGAAAAATAATTACAGATTTAGAAAAGAGTATAAAACAAGGGGGGATAACACCTTTAGTTGGAAAAAACAAGAGTTGGATTTACGATGAGATAGGTATAATACTATCTGTATATGATCTGACTTTTGATACTCCTATAAAAAATTTTCCAAAAGAAGCCATAGATATCATCTTGTATGGAGGGAATAAAAAGGTTTCCAAAGAAATAGGCAACATAGGTGTTTCCAAAGATTTTTATATAGATTTTAAAGGTATTGCTAATTTTATAAGTGATAATTACAATAATTCAGATTCTCCTACTCTAAAACGATGGGCAGAGAAATATATAGATAAGACTATTTGCCCGCAGTGTAAAGGGCTCAGATTAAATAAAATATCTCTGAGTTTTAAAATAATGGATAAGAACATTTCAGAATTATCACAATTAGATTTATTGACTTCTATTGATTTCATAAAAAAAATACCTGATTTTTTAAATCAAAGACAAAATCTGATTGCGCGGGAGATATTAAAGGAAATATCCCTTAGGGTAAATTTTTTAATTGATTTGGGTTTAGGATATCTCTCGTTGAGCAGGACTTCAGATACTCTTTCGGGAGGGGAGGCTCAAAGAATTAGGTTAACCACTCAGATAGGTTCGCAGCTTGTAGGGGTAACTTACATCTTGGATGAACCTAGCATAGGTCTACATCAAATAGACAACATAAAGCTGATTAGTTCTCTAAAGAAATTGAGGGATTTAGGCAATAGTGTAATAGTGGTAGAACATGACAAAGAGGTAATGGAACATTCAGATTACATATTAGACATGGGGCCCTTTGCAGGGGTGAAAGGAGGAGAGATAGTCGCTCAAGGCACTTTAGAAGATATTAAGAGTCAGAGTACTTTAACGGCTCAGTATTTGAATAATAGTAAGGCTATAGAAATTCCTGAAAAGAGAAGATGTGGTACAGGAAAAGATTTGATTTTAAAAGGAGCTAAAGGAAATAATCTCAAAAATATAGATGTGGTTTTCCCATTGGGAAAGATGATATGTATAACAGGTGTTTCTGGAAGTGGTAAGTCGAGTCTTATAAACGGCACTTTATATCCAATTTTGAGTAAGCATTTTTATAATTCTGTCAAGGAACCATTGTCATATGGTTCTATCGAGGGGATTGAAAATATCGACAAAGTAGTAAATGTAAATCAGGATCCTATAGGTCGTACTCCTCGTTCTAATCCAGCTACTTATGTGGGGGTATTGTCCGATATAAGATCTGTTTTTTCTGTGTTACCAGATTCAAAGATAAGGGGATATAAATCTGGTCGTTTTTCTTTTAATGTACCTGGAGGGAGATGCGAATCTTGTAAGGGAGCAGGTGTAAGCACTTTGGAGATGCATTTTTTGCCAGACGTTTACGTGTGTTGTGAATCTTGCAATGGTAATAGGTTTAATAGAGAAACTTTAGAGATAAAATACAAGGGCAAATCTATTTCGGACGTCTTAAATATGACTGTAAATACTGCTGTAGATTTCTTCAAAAATATACCTAAGGTATATAAGAAGTTAAAAACCATGAGAGATGTGGGTTTGGGATATATCACCCTTGGTCAGCCATCTAATACTATCTCAGGAGGAGAGGCACAACGTTTGAAATTAGCTTTAGAATTATCTAAAAGACATACGGGCAAAACTCTTTATATTTTGGATGAGCCAACCACAGGCTTGCATTTTGAAGATATAAAAGTGTTGTTAGATATACTCAATAAACTAGTAGAAAAGCAAAATACAGTTATTGTAATAGAGCATAATATGGATGTGATAAAAGTAGTTGATCACATAATAGATATAGGTCCCAAAGGAGGAGTAGAAGGTGGGAATATAGTGTGTTTTGGCACTCCAGAGAGCATAGCAGAAAATACTGAGAGTTCTACGACTATGTTTTTAAAAAAAGAATTAAATCTTAACGACACTCTAAATTAG
- a CDS encoding NAD(P)H-dependent flavin oxidoreductase, whose amino-acid sequence MSDNSLCERLKIKYPIIQAPMAGGIISPEVVSKVSNFGMLGSIPSGYLTIDDIEKFIVEVKSKTSHSFQVNVFADYNEYNLLNLKKPEEIISIEREIGMYESDFFDIPSQSKVSEIVQLTIDHKVRILSTTFGIFNSDDIEKLKRAGVRIMTTINNLEELKIAVSDGGSDVIVFQNSDAGGHVGGFISESSHSDFLSVDNLKREYPSIYIIKSGGVIDKSGVKSALNDSYDGVQIGTGFLMTQESTANDLYKNVLVETKNQDDIIFTSSITGKMAKGIKNKLSSLEIKGKVEYPFLHYATKGIRNFAKGKSMREYQSFWTGKGAIEINEINSLEDFMSSLI is encoded by the coding sequence ATGAGTGATAATAGCCTTTGTGAGAGATTGAAAATTAAGTATCCTATTATACAGGCGCCTATGGCTGGCGGGATAATAAGTCCAGAGGTTGTCTCGAAGGTTTCAAATTTTGGTATGTTGGGAAGCATTCCAAGTGGATACCTAACTATTGACGATATAGAAAAATTTATAGTTGAAGTTAAGAGTAAGACATCGCATTCATTTCAGGTAAATGTATTTGCAGATTATAATGAATACAATCTGTTAAATCTCAAAAAACCAGAAGAGATCATTAGTATTGAAAGAGAAATAGGGATGTATGAATCTGACTTTTTTGATATTCCATCACAATCTAAAGTCTCTGAAATTGTACAATTAACTATTGATCATAAGGTGAGAATTTTGAGCACCACATTTGGAATATTCAACAGTGATGATATAGAAAAATTAAAGAGGGCTGGTGTAAGGATAATGACCACTATCAATAATTTAGAAGAGCTTAAAATAGCTGTCAGTGACGGAGGATCAGATGTAATTGTCTTTCAAAATTCTGATGCAGGAGGTCATGTAGGAGGCTTTATAAGTGAGAGTTCTCATAGTGATTTTTTATCAGTTGATAATTTGAAAAGAGAATATCCTAGTATTTATATAATTAAATCTGGTGGAGTAATAGATAAATCTGGAGTTAAAAGTGCTTTGAATGACAGCTATGATGGAGTTCAAATAGGAACGGGTTTTTTAATGACCCAAGAGAGCACAGCCAATGATTTATATAAAAATGTGTTAGTAGAGACAAAAAACCAAGATGATATTATATTTACAAGTAGCATTACTGGCAAGATGGCAAAGGGTATCAAAAACAAACTGTCGTCATTAGAGATAAAAGGCAAAGTAGAATATCCATTTTTGCATTATGCCACTAAGGGTATTAGAAATTTTGCCAAGGGGAAATCTATGAGAGAATACCAATCTTTTTGGACGGGAAAGGGAGCTATTGAGATTAATGAGATCAATTCCTTGGAAGATTTTATGTCGTCTCTAATTTGA